A single window of Actinoallomurus bryophytorum DNA harbors:
- a CDS encoding acyl-CoA dehydrogenase family protein, whose amino-acid sequence MAFDFSVPERVAEWRTRIAAFVAETVIPLEQRAFADGVDGELRDELQEAARAAGVWAPQAGAALGGGGFRFDEVAILLEEAGTSLLGPLALNCAAPDEGNMHLLDVVATGDQRSKYLEPLVAGAIRSCFAMTEPPPGAGSDPSALRTVATRTSGGWLINGEKHLITGAAGAAFVIAMVRDADTGSASMLLVDGDNPGMRVGDHARTLDSTMIGGHRQVVFEDAFVPDDAVLGEPGEGFRYAQVRLAPARLTHCMRWLGAARRAHEIALERAVGREVFGGRLADQGMAQAMIADNEIDLAAARALLWQTCWQVAEGGRGTEESSRAKVFISEATSRIVDRAVQLAGGLGTSDDLVIGRIYAEIRAFRIYDGASEVHRMSIAKRASRRTATRLGRS is encoded by the coding sequence ATGGCGTTTGACTTCTCGGTACCCGAGCGCGTCGCCGAGTGGCGTACGCGCATCGCGGCCTTCGTCGCGGAGACGGTGATCCCGCTGGAGCAGCGGGCCTTCGCCGACGGGGTGGACGGGGAGTTGCGGGACGAGCTGCAGGAGGCCGCACGCGCCGCCGGGGTCTGGGCGCCGCAGGCCGGTGCCGCGCTCGGCGGCGGCGGTTTCCGCTTCGACGAGGTCGCGATCCTGCTGGAGGAGGCGGGCACCAGCCTGCTCGGGCCGCTGGCGCTGAACTGCGCCGCGCCGGACGAGGGCAACATGCACCTGCTGGACGTCGTGGCGACCGGGGACCAGCGGAGCAAGTACCTGGAGCCGCTGGTCGCCGGGGCCATCCGGAGTTGCTTCGCGATGACCGAGCCGCCACCGGGCGCGGGCTCGGACCCGAGTGCGCTGCGCACCGTCGCCACCCGTACGTCCGGCGGATGGCTGATCAACGGGGAGAAGCACCTGATCACCGGTGCCGCCGGCGCGGCGTTCGTGATCGCCATGGTCCGTGACGCGGACACCGGATCGGCCAGCATGCTGCTCGTGGACGGCGACAACCCCGGAATGCGGGTCGGTGACCACGCGCGCACGCTGGACTCGACGATGATCGGCGGCCATCGCCAGGTCGTCTTCGAGGACGCCTTCGTGCCGGACGACGCGGTGCTCGGCGAGCCGGGCGAGGGCTTCCGGTACGCGCAGGTCCGGCTCGCCCCGGCGCGGCTGACCCACTGCATGCGGTGGCTCGGCGCCGCCCGGCGTGCCCACGAGATCGCGCTCGAACGCGCGGTCGGGCGTGAGGTGTTCGGCGGCCGCCTGGCCGACCAGGGCATGGCCCAGGCCATGATCGCCGACAACGAGATCGACCTGGCCGCCGCGCGTGCGCTGCTGTGGCAGACCTGCTGGCAGGTCGCCGAGGGCGGCCGGGGCACGGAGGAGTCATCACGCGCGAAGGTGTTCATCAGCGAGGCGACAAGCCGGATCGTGGACCGTGCGGTCCAGCTGGCCGGTGGCCTGGGCACGAGCGACGACCTGGTGATCGGCCGCATCTACGCCGAGATCCGGGCGTTCCGCATCTATGACGGCGCCTCGGAGGTCCACCGGATGTCGATCGCGAAACGGGCGTCGCGCCGTACGGCGACCCGTCTCGGGCGGTCGTGA